A window of Bacteroidia bacterium contains these coding sequences:
- a CDS encoding sigma-54 dependent transcriptional regulator, translating into MPSVLIIDDERSIRNTIKDILEYENYEVDTAADGEEGLQKILAKQYDAVLCDVKMPKLDGLEVLSRAREAQPDVQFIMISGHANIETAVEATKKGAFDFIEKPPDLNRLLVALRNAQDKSHLVTETRVLKKKISKSHEIIGQSIAITKILETIERIAPTDARVLITGGNGTGKELVAHRIHEKSLRAHKHLVEVNCAAIPSELIESELFGHEKGSFTSAVKQRIGKFEQAHEGTLFLDEIGDMSLSAQAKVLRALQENKITRVGGEKDISVNVRVIAATNKDLRKEIERGNFREDLFHRLNVIPIQVPLLRERKEDIPILCQYFLNRICTEYTFQPKTFTPTAISILTALEWSGNIRELRNVIERLAILSEKEITENDIYTYVISKNEVVKTSTDSFFDKFTSFQSFKDAAEKEFIRRKLEKNSWNVTKTAEEIEVQRSHLYSKIEKYGFQRGADVENP; encoded by the coding sequence ATGCCAAGTGTTTTAATTATTGATGACGAGCGCAGCATCCGAAATACAATCAAAGATATTTTGGAGTACGAAAACTACGAGGTAGATACTGCCGCAGACGGAGAAGAAGGGCTGCAAAAAATATTAGCCAAACAATATGATGCGGTGCTGTGTGATGTAAAAATGCCGAAGTTAGATGGCTTAGAGGTGCTATCACGCGCACGTGAAGCCCAACCTGATGTTCAGTTTATCATGATTTCAGGCCACGCAAATATCGAAACAGCGGTAGAGGCTACCAAAAAAGGGGCTTTTGATTTTATAGAAAAACCTCCGGATTTAAATCGCTTATTAGTAGCTCTTAGGAATGCACAAGACAAATCTCATTTGGTAACCGAGACGCGCGTTCTGAAAAAGAAAATCTCTAAATCCCATGAAATTATCGGGCAGTCAATTGCTATTACTAAAATATTAGAAACCATAGAAAGAATTGCACCTACCGATGCACGGGTGCTGATAACCGGAGGCAATGGAACCGGAAAAGAATTAGTAGCCCACAGAATTCACGAAAAAAGTTTGCGCGCACATAAACACCTTGTTGAAGTAAATTGCGCCGCTATCCCATCAGAATTAATTGAAAGTGAATTATTTGGGCACGAAAAAGGTTCATTTACCAGTGCTGTTAAACAGCGAATCGGTAAGTTTGAACAAGCCCATGAGGGCACTTTATTCTTAGATGAAATCGGTGATATGTCCCTCTCGGCGCAAGCAAAAGTGCTGAGAGCCTTACAAGAAAACAAAATTACCCGCGTAGGCGGGGAAAAAGATATTTCAGTAAACGTGAGGGTTATTGCCGCCACCAACAAAGACTTACGTAAAGAAATTGAACGCGGAAACTTTCGCGAAGACCTATTTCACCGGCTAAATGTAATCCCAATTCAAGTGCCTTTACTCCGTGAACGAAAAGAAGATATACCGATTTTGTGCCAATACTTCCTGAATCGAATTTGCACAGAATACACTTTTCAACCTAAGACCTTTACTCCGACTGCAATTTCAATACTAACTGCTCTCGAATGGAGCGGAAATATCAGAGAATTACGCAATGTGATAGAACGACTGGCAATTTTAAGTGAAAAAGAAATCACAGAAAACGACATTTACACATACGTAATCTCTAAAAATGAAGTAGTTAAGACTTCAACAGATTCATTTTTTGATAAATTCACCTCCTTCCAGAGTTTTAAAGACGCAGCAGAAAAAGAATTTATACGCAGAAAATTAGAAAAAAATAGCTGGAACGTTACCAAAACAGCCGAAGAAATAGAAGTTCAGCGCAGCCACCTATACTCAAAAATCGAAAAATACGGATTCCAACGTGGTGCAGACGTAGAAAACCCATAA
- the tsaB gene encoding tRNA (adenosine(37)-N6)-threonylcarbamoyltransferase complex dimerization subunit type 1 TsaB, producing the protein MGLEPFVLAIETASETCSVGVFAGENLVAIQEIFLPQMHAKMLTTLIQSVMDVISLPYSQLSAVAISAGPGSYTGLRIGTSTAKGICFAHSIPLIQIPTLTGIAWQVSPIANLFPECKIGILLDARRMEVYAHFFSKEIVPQTPKPQPVIINQATIQHWNASSPTILAGSGVAKIQPLIKANANLLLLPPINCSARSWGKPIFQAWQQQDFVDLDTFEPEYLKPVMPTIEKPKLPS; encoded by the coding sequence GTGGGATTAGAACCATTTGTTTTAGCCATAGAAACGGCTAGCGAAACGTGTTCCGTAGGCGTTTTTGCCGGCGAAAATTTAGTGGCTATACAAGAGATTTTTTTGCCTCAAATGCACGCAAAAATGCTAACGACTTTAATTCAATCCGTTATGGATGTAATTAGCTTGCCTTATTCTCAACTTTCGGCTGTTGCTATTAGTGCCGGCCCTGGTTCTTATACCGGCTTACGTATCGGAACCAGTACCGCCAAAGGAATATGCTTTGCGCATAGCATCCCTCTGATTCAAATACCTACCTTAACCGGAATCGCTTGGCAGGTTTCCCCAATAGCAAATTTATTCCCAGAATGTAAAATCGGGATACTATTAGATGCCAGACGTATGGAAGTTTATGCACACTTTTTTTCTAAAGAAATTGTCCCACAAACACCTAAGCCTCAACCTGTTATCATCAATCAGGCAACAATTCAGCATTGGAACGCTTCATCACCAACCATTTTAGCCGGATCCGGTGTTGCCAAAATACAGCCGCTAATAAAAGCTAACGCTAATTTACTTCTTTTACCACCAATAAATTGCAGTGCAAGAAGCTGGGGAAAACCAATATTCCAAGCATGGCAGCAACAAGATTTTGTGGATTTAGATACTTTTGAACCCGAATATCTGAAACCCGTTATGCCAACTATAGAAAAGCCAAAACTACCTTCATAG
- a CDS encoding polyprenol monophosphomannose synthase has product MRLPKLVGYDYFCIVKPGLLVILPTYKERENVANMIHAIFSLPEPFHLLVVDDNSPDGTAKIVEDLQSQFSDRLFLVKRSGKLGLGTAYIHGFRWGIERNYEYMFEIDCDFSHNPVDLVRLLSACREDGYDLAIGSRYVTGVNVVNWPMDRVLISYFASVYVRFITGMKLRDTTAGFKCYRTTALQKILTKPIRFIGYAFQIEMKFKAWKFGLKIKEVPIIFTDRSAGDSKMSKGIIREAVFGVIVLKILSWFQKWD; this is encoded by the coding sequence AGTAATTCTTCCGACTTACAAGGAGCGTGAGAACGTTGCTAATATGATTCATGCTATCTTTAGCTTACCGGAACCATTTCATCTGCTTGTAGTTGATGATAACTCGCCGGACGGAACGGCCAAAATTGTTGAAGACCTACAAAGCCAGTTTTCAGATAGGCTATTTTTGGTAAAAAGATCTGGAAAATTGGGTTTAGGAACAGCTTATATTCATGGTTTTCGGTGGGGAATCGAACGGAATTATGAATATATGTTTGAAATAGATTGTGATTTCAGCCATAATCCGGTAGATTTAGTTCGGTTATTATCTGCTTGCCGAGAAGACGGCTACGATTTAGCCATCGGATCTCGATATGTAACAGGAGTAAACGTTGTAAACTGGCCAATGGACAGAGTTCTAATCAGTTATTTTGCAAGCGTTTATGTTCGGTTTATTACTGGTATGAAACTTCGGGATACAACCGCCGGTTTTAAATGTTATCGCACAACGGCTCTCCAAAAAATATTAACAAAACCCATTCGCTTTATCGGCTACGCCTTCCAGATTGAAATGAAGTTTAAAGCATGGAAATTTGGGCTGAAAATCAAAGAAGTTCCCATTATTTTTACAGACCGTTCTGCCGGAGACTCCAAAATGAGTAAAGGAATTATTCGTGAAGCTGTTTTTGGGGTCATTGTATTAAAGATCTTATCTTGGTTTCAAAAGTGGGATTAG